The DNA sequence AGTGAAGGAATGGCCGGTTCCAGCAAACGTCACCGAGCTTCGGTCATTCCTGGGACTATGCGGATATTATCGCCGCTTCATCAAGAACTTCTCTGCGATTGCCAAATGTCTCCATACTTTAACTGAAAAGGGGAGACCATTTATCTGGACAACACATTGTCAAGAAGCCTTTGAAAGCTTAAAACACCACCTAACCAACTCTCCTGTCTTAACACATCCAAATTTCAACCTCCCCTTTGTATTAGATACAGATGCGAGTGATCAGGCAATAGGGGCTGTGTTGTCACAAAGCATAGATGGCAGTGAGCGGGTCATAGCATACGCAAGCAGGACACTGACCAAGTGTGAGCGTAAATACTGTGTGACAAGGAAAGAACTTCTGTCTGTTGTACACTTTGTGAAGTATTTCAAACATTACCTTTACGGTAAGGAGTTCCTTGTCCGCAGTGATCATGGGTCACTAAGATGGTTGTTTCAGTTCAAGAATCCCGAGGGCCAGCTAGCCAGATGGCTAGAAACACTCAGCGCTTTCAAGTTCCAGATTCAGCATCGCCCAGGGTTGCAACATAGAAATGCAGATGCCCTAAGCAGAGTGCCATGTCGTCAGTGTGGATACGAACCAGAAAAAGATGCTCCCGTTTGCAATGCAGCAAAAGCAGGTGCTATTGAGGATCCATATAGCAGGATAAAAGATGTACAAGATCAGGACAGTGACTTGAAGCTTGTCAAGAGTTGGTTAAATAAGAGAAAAAGACCTGATTACAAAGAGATAAGTGGCTTAGGATATGTTGTAAGGTCTCTTTGGTCCCAATGGAATATCCTTGTCCTGGACAATGCTATTTTGTACAGAAAGTACACTGAAGGAGATAGAAATTTTTCTAGCCTGCAGGCAGTAGTACCAGCAACCGAGCGTAGAATGGTTCTCCAATTTTGTCATGACTTGGAGACTGCTGGTCATTTGGGTGTTACCAAGACGCTTGCGCGAATCCGTCAGAAATATTACTGGTCAGGTCTACAGGCAGATACTAGGGCCTATATTGCCGGTTGTGAGAAATGCTCCAGAAGGAAAAGTCCTCAGATGAAAAAGAAAGCACCAATGACACTAGTAGAAAGTGGATTACCAATGGATAGAATTGCAACGGATATCCTTGGAGAACTCCCAGTCACTGAAAATGGCAACAAGTATATACTTGTTGTTTCTGATTATTTCACCAAGTGGACTGAGAGTTTTCCCATGCCAAATATGGAGGCAGCGACAGTTGCAAGAATAGTAGTAGAAGAAGTAGTGTCAAGATTTGGCGTGCCGTCCAGTATTCACTCAGATCAAGGACGCCAATATGAAAGTGAACTTTTCTCCGAGATGTGTCGTGTGCTACAAATAAAGAAGACCCGAACCACTCCGTATCACCCGCAAAGTGACGGAATGGTCGAGCGCTTTAATAAGACACTTGCCACAATGTTAAGTGCATATGTTAATGAGCACCACTCTGACTGGGATAATTACCTGCCTTATGTAATGATGGCATACCGAGCTTCAGTACATGAAACCACTGGTTTCACACCAAATTACATGATGCTCGGAAGAGAGGTATCTACGCCTCTTGACATAATGTATGAGATGCCAAACGCAGTGAAGTATATACCCAAAAATAAATGGGCTTGGCAACTCAAAGAAAGAATGGAAGAAGCACATAAATATGTCAGAGAGAATATCAAGACAGCAATGGTACGCCAAAAGAAATACCATGATCAGAAGCTCTCGTGGCAAAAATTTAGCAAAGGAGATCAGGTTTATGTCTATTTCCCTTTGAGGAAAGTTGGTCTGTCTCCAAAGTTCACAAGCTACTGGAGAGGTCCATATGATATTATGGACAAAATCAGTGATATTACGTTCAAAGTGAACTGTGGGACACGTGGAAAAGCCCAAGTTGTACACGTAGACAGACTCAGGTTGAAGCGCGAACAAATTTTGCGGAACGAGAAAGAGAGTCCTCTGGAAATTGCTAATCCTAGTACCGTTGTAAGTGAGGAGCCGGAGATAGAACATCTACCAAGTGAGGTTGACAACAACCTTGATACTCTTCGTTCTGGTAGAACAAAAAAAGCTCCGGGTTGGCTCCAAGACTATGTTTATTAGCTTGTTGGGTTACCTAGGCAGGGTAACCAGTTGTAAATAGCAGCCAGTTTGATTTCTTTACGTGGTATTGTTCATTGTCAACTATGTTTAGGAGTTTTGTTTAAACAAACAATCACttaatttttgtcatttcagGAACATGCCTAACACTAAGATAACCAGTCGTGGGGATACAGTACGGAAGTGTGCGTTTTGCCCTTTCCAGTCATCGAATCACACCATATGGAGAGACCATATGGCTCAGTGTTATGAGAACAAATTCTTCTGCAAACAGTGTGACTATTCCACAGACAAGAAGATTAATTATCTGAAGCATGTCAAACGAAAGCATTCAACAAGACAGAGTGAGAAAAATGACCATCCCTCGTGTAGCAAGGTGACGGAGGATACATGTGACGACCATACTGTAGAAGATACGCAAAGTAGTGAGAACATTTCGTCTAAAGGGACAGAAGGAGACAATGATGGATCTGCATCAGAGGATGAGGACGCGTGGTTGGCTGAAGACCCAGATGTTAGTATTGGGGAGGCTATAGAGACTGTGCAGCTTGGAAGGAGAGGTCCGGAGACAGAAAGGCGATCAACATGTGATCCTGCTGTTAGGAAGAGAACTTCTCCAATGCCAGTATACAGCCCAGCACCACCCAAGGTAGCTCGACCTTGTTCTATTATGATTGAGTCTGAGCAGAGAGATCCTCCTGTCCAGTCAGCTAGGTCTGCAGACTTCCAGACAGAGAGAGACATGGTAGATTCCTGTACTCAAACAGAGCCGGTCCGGTATACAAAGTCAATAACTACAACCACCATTGTCAGAGAGAATGGGAGAAAAGTCATCACCGTGAAGAAGGAGAAAATGTTGTAGAAAGCAGACTTGTGACATGTGTAATAGAACAGATAGGCTAACATTTGAGCAGACAGTTCAGCAGTCtctaaatttttcatttatttctgtGTAATCTAATCTTTGTTTTGTGCCAAATAGTGCAATGTTATCTTGTGAATATTGTCATGCGGGACGCATGAGCTTAAGGGGGGAGAAAGGAAGCGGTtgagagttattcccctttgcagtattttgtaaatcaagaaatcattgtatataatttaattaacgtgttaattgattaaaagaaattacaagaatgaatgttgtatgtatataaataagatgaaaatgaatGTTTGGTTCAGATGAGCAAAGTAAGCTCAAAAATCGGATTCTTGCCTAT is a window from the Ostrea edulis chromosome 5, xbOstEdul1.1, whole genome shotgun sequence genome containing:
- the LOC125683163 gene encoding RE1-silencing transcription factor-like, with amino-acid sequence MPNTKITSRGDTVRKCAFCPFQSSNHTIWRDHMAQCYENKFFCKQCDYSTDKKINYLKHVKRKHSTRQSEKNDHPSCSKVTEDTCDDHTVEDTQSSENISSKGTEGDNDGSASEDEDAWLAEDPDVSIGEAIETVQLGRRGPETERRSTCDPAVRKRTSPMPVYSPAPPKVARPCSIMIESEQRDPPVQSARSADFQTERDMVDSCTQTEPVRYTKSITTTTIVRENGRKVITVKKEKML